aGACGGTTCAAacgatcatttcaaaattaccttATGGCATCAAATCTGGAAGCAGCAtcggaaaatcgtaaaattgcTATATTAAAAAATGTCATGGGTGAAGAAGCTGAAGAATTGTTAGAAACGTTGAATGTGAAACCGAAGACGGGTCAAACTACTATCAAATTAGACGACATATATGACGCTTTAGAAGAATATTGTGCTCCAAAAACTAATGTCACTTATCAAAGACATTTATTCTTCAGTAGGAAGCAGCAATCCAACGAAtcattcgatcaatttttaacCGATTTGAAGAAGTTATCGAAGCATTGTGAGTTCGGCGATCTAGAAAGTTCTCTCATTATGAGTTTTATTATAGTAGGCGTTAATAACAATCAATTACGTCAAGATTTACTTAGAGATAATGACCTCGATCTTGATAAGGCTATCAAATATTGTCGAGCGCAAGAAACTAGCCAATCTCAAGCTAATGTTATggcaaaacaaataaaatcggAGGAGAAAGAAGTATTTGTGTTGAAAAAGCATCGTAATGAAGAATCGGATAAACAACCAGTGAATAGAGCTGAACCAAAACCATATCATTGTTCAAGATGTGACACAGATCATAAGCCAAGAAGTTGTCCAGCTTACGGTCGACGATGTTTGTTTTGTAACGGAGTAAATCACTTCGCATcatgttgttttaaaaatttagcaatgaaaaaatcgaatacgtCGAAGGAGTCATCAATGAGAAATAAGAAAGGTGATAACAAACCGTTAACAAAGACATGTAATGAATTTAGTGAAACTGATAAAAAGTCAGATGACGACGAATACGTGTTTGATAATATTTGTGTAGATGCGGTGGAAAATAATACCAATGTTGATGAATGGTATGAAACAATTAAAGTAAATAAtactgaaatcaaaatgaaGCTAGATTGTGGAGCGCAATGTAATGTAATGCCatttaatattttgaagaagATCGATAAATCAATAAAACCAATACCCAGCAATATTCGTTTATCATTATATGGTAAacaatccaaaattgaaactaTTGGCAGTGTAATATTAAAATGTCGTGTTCGTAAACGTTTCCGCAAAATAAAGTTTCAAGTGGTGGATTGTTGTGATAACGTAATTCTGGGATTGAAGTCTTGTCATAATTTGAATTTAGTTAGACGAGtagaagaaatcaaaatcaagaagCCAGAAATATTGAATGAAGAAATATTTCGAGAATTTGAACACGTTTTCGAAGGTATCGGTAAATTAGAAGGAGATTATTCATTCAAGTTGAAAGAAGGAGCGACGCCAGTTATCAAATCTACAACTCGTATTCCGTATGCGTTGAAAGAAAAGGTGAAAAAGAAATTAGATGCGTTGGTGGAGGCTGGTGTTATTGTTCCTGTTGACGTTCCAACTGAATGGGTGAATTCAGcaatattctttgaaaaaagcaGCGGAGAAATTCGTCCATGTTTAAATCCAGCAGATTTGAATGAGAATTTAATTCCTGATCCATATCCAATTCCAACATCCGAAGAAATAGCGTTAAAATTCAAAGATAAAAAGGTATTTACAGTTATGGATATTAAAGATGCATTTTTTCATGTCACTTTAGATAAAAAGAGTAGTTATATGACTACATTTAATACTCCTTGGGGTAAATATCGCTGGTTAAGGTTACCTCAAGGAGTGACAGTTAGTCCggaagtatttcaaaaaagaatgatggaaattttcggAGATTTAGAAGATGTGGGGATATTTTTTGATGACTTGATTATTGCGGCAAGGAATAAAGAAGAACATGACGTTATTTTAAAAGAAGTGCTACGTAGAGCTGATAAATATAACATAAAATTCAAtccaaataaaattcaattttgtttatCCAAGGTTAAATATTTGGGAATGATCATCGGAGAAGAAGGTGTTGAAGCAGACGACGATTATGTACAATCAATTGAAAATATGCCGGAACCGAAAAATAGAGAAGAATTGATGTCATTTATTGGAATGGTGAATTTCGTAAGtaaatttattccaaatttaTCTCAAATTAATGCTCCATTAAGGCAGTTGAATTCTAATAATGTGGAATTTAATTGGTTACCTGATCATCAGAAAGCATTCCAAGATATAATTAGAGCATTGTGTAATagaccaattttaaaaatattcgatcCTAAGATGCCAATTGATATTTATACAGACGCTTCTCAATATGGAATCGGAGCTTGTTTAATGCAAAATGGTCATCCGGTATTTTATGTATCACGTGCGTTAACAAAAACTGAGATCAATTATGCTCAAATTGAgaaagaatttttatcaatatgtTATGCACTGGaacgttttcattattttgtttacGGTCATGCTATGGTAACAGTATATAACGATCATAAGCCATTAGAAAGAATTATCAAGAAAGATATCCAAGATTTAACTACGAGattacaaaaaatgagattacgtttgataaaatataattttagttTGAAGTACATTCGTGGTACTAAAAACGGATTAGCGGATGTGTTAtcaagaaaatatcaaaaaacgtCTGATTATAAAACACCTTATATGGATATTAAGATTTATTCAATGAATAAAAACACATCATTCAGACCAAATAAATTTAAGAAATTGCAAATAGCAACTTCTGAAGATGCGTTATTATTACGATTAAAAGAATTGCACAGAAATGGCTGGtctgattttaataaaaaacggGAGcatgatgaaattcaattttattataaattgagAAGTCAAATATCAATTGTTGATGATTTAGTATGTGTCgatgataaaattattattcctAAAGTGtgtcaaaaaacaattttgcaaCAATTGCACGAATCTCATTTAGgaatagaaaaaacaaaagcTAGAGCTAGACAAATAATGTATTGGCGCAATATTTCTAGAGATATAGAAAACGTGATTtacaattgtaaaacttgtcaATCTTTGCAATTTCAGAAAGCAAAGGAGATTTTAAAACCACATCCGGTACCAGAGTTGCCGTATGAGAGAATAGCAGTGGATATCGCCAGTTATGAGGGTAAGCAGTATTTAGTTATTGCTGATTATTATTCGTTTTACATTGATGCTGTACCAACTAAATCAATTAATTCGTCAGCTTTAATCAAGttgctgaaaataaattttgctaatcATGGAATTCCGAAAGTAATGATAGCAGATAACGTTCCATTCAACAGTCAAGAATTTAAAAGTTTCGCTAatgattggaattttgaaataattactaCAAGTCCTCATCACCCGAAATCGAATGGTTTGGCAGAAAAAGCTGTAGGTGTAGTTAAACGATGTTTGAAGAAATCTGAAAGATTAGGTATAGATTTTGAATACATGTTATTAGAACATCGTAATACTCCGTTGAAATCTATAGGATATTCGCCAAATCAGTTATTATCAAGTAGAATTACCAGAACGAAAATTccagttttaacaaaaaaattacagccAACGGTTGTCCAAAATGTTCGCGAAATGTTgataaaacgtcaaaaaacggtTGAAGagaaatataataaaaatgcaaaaaatgttacAGAATTCAAAGAAGGTGAACCAGTATTAATTTATCACAACGACGAATGGGAATCTGGAGAAGttaaaagaaaacatgaaactCCGAGATCGTATGTTGTATCCGGAGAAAATGGTAATTTGTTGAGAAGAAACACTATTCATATTCGGAAAATACCTGTATCGGAAAGTCACGAAGAATCAAATAATTCGAAGTCGAGCTCTGAGTATCAACAAGAAGATCAATCGATTGCTGTGAGGCGAAATCGACGTGAGATTAAACCACctcaaaagttgaacttatgatttgaattattattgttattttatgaattttatggtttcaaatttttttcttttttcgtttttttaaaagaaagagGATGTTGTATAttattggtaacactgattatAGTCATATAGAAGATATTATGTTATAATGTAAATTGTGATGAAATGTTAATAATGTTAATTAAATGAGAATAAAGTATAAAACAGATATCGTCACCGGCGACCGAACTCATTTTACCTAAAGAAGCCTTCACATCGGGATCTGTTCGGATTAggaaatttatcgaatttatgGAATTATTCGTGTCGACGGAAGAAATGATGCAGCAGATAAAAACGCGCATAGTCGATCATTTGAAAGAAGTTATGCTTACTGATCCTCGTGACTATACAGATTCGTATTCAGGACCTTTTCTTAGTCAAGTATTGCTGTGGTGTTTAGGAAGTAAAAAGATAGTtgccgaatttgaaaaaaatccgcaAAGTAATAAATCTTTATTTAAGGACGCCTTCGTCTTCTAAAGTAGCTTATTGTCCAATGAAGTTGAACATTTCCAATTTAGCTTTATTTGCTGAGCTAAGttgatatttgtaaaaaaaaaacgtgggtAAAGATTATATACTCacctaaaagtaaaatttctcaacatgaattccaatttttttgcgTTGTAATTTACGATAAGTTACTGTACGTAGGTATTGTTTTGTTGTAGAATTtacttattaattattaaattgatTTTCTCTATCGAAAGCCTCGTTTGATTTTACCGCAAAAACAATTGTAAATTCTTACAGCTTTAGACGTGCCAGGTGTTGTACGTACATGAAGTATCAACGTTGGTTTTCTGAGTTGTTATTATGTACAAGTtgatgttgcaaaaaaaaaaagcatgacGAGTTATAAATGGCGAATCGACTACCGGCTGAGATTTTAGCTtcaaccctttggaggttctccaAGTTTCCTTGTTGGAGAAACAAATTATGTACTTTCAAGGGTGAAATAAGGTACCCTGTCCAATTGGCCAAATCACAAAACAGttggcttttcaaaaaaaaatcttgaaaaatgaaactttttaaaaagctcaaattaattatttcaaccTAACAAATGAATAAGTATGAATTGgaaattgtgtcaaaaaattctgagcaGAATACTTCTAAACAGGCCCTTTTTTACTTCTATTTTGGGGGGaacgctaattttcaaaagttgtaagtccataatttttttttacccctcccCATCGCAAACCACCgaaaagaatttattttcgcCTTATCTgttctgaaagtttttttttgctccagtAGTTCTATGTATTTTTGCCACACTTGCTTATGtataaggttctgttttttgttttttttcgtcaaatgcccaagtcaaaaaaatgtcaatttttggccaaatgatCAATAAGTGTTAATTTATGTCATAATTGTTGTCATaggagtcaatttttggcaaagttgtCAAACAATcctgttcttgccaaaattgtccaaaaaaaaacgctgcTTTTGTACGATAAATCGATCTAAATCGATAAATCAGACTcacgaatattgaaaataatcaaacaatTCGACTGACAAAACAtgacaattcaaaataaaaataatatttatttttaacggTCGTTGACCCTAAGATCTAACGAACCTAACGAACAAATAactgagcaaaaagctcgatgactttacaACTCGACGATTAAATCAATATTAACGCGACGAACTTATATACATAACGAAAACAACAAATATacgacgataatttaacagccaacagtttacgcgattttacgaaaagaacaaaatttcattaaaagtataaccagcgatatttagaattcgcgaaacgaattttattttttatttaaaaataaaaactaaaattaccgagcataaatgttacggttacggtatcaattttgccaacaccccaccataaaaatattttacctaacacgcgtaccactaaaataaacgtaaaacttgttgcttcttatcaataccggtgtttgtaaacactttgaaacaaaatatttttacagcaaaatttcagtttaattatacttaaattacataaaaatcgactcgaaaacttaatttaagcGTTAAATAATGACTCACAGAGTCTATCGAATACGGTACGTGTAGtggctttggtcaaaatatcggcaagttgatctgccgaagatatcttttgcaagtGTATTATCTGTTTCGTgactaaatcgcgtatatgatgataacagacatctatatgtctggtacgtttcgATTCGACCGTATTCGCAACGGCAATCGCTGCATTAGAATCGCAATACACCGGTACGGTGTCAATACGAACTTCTAATTCGACAAACAGATTTCGCCAAGCCAAGACTTCCTTTCCAGACGTACTTAACGCAACATACTCCgcttcacacgacgaaagactaacacaattttgtttcttgactacccagtcaataACGTTGCCATAATGTAACACgaaaattccagacgttgattttctgtctaaacaatcaccagcgaagtccgaatctacgtaTACTCTTACAGAGTATTTATCAACGActtcaggtattacgtaggtaagtttcacgttcaacgtactacgcaaatacctgagaatacgcttactatattcgaatagctccttgtttgccaagtgctggtatctgcttagaaagtttacagcaaaagcgatatcgggacgtgttccccttgctatgtaacttaaacttcctaagagaccacgcactttggtttcataacttttatcgagcttgagattagTAATCTTCAAGCCcggttcgattggagttgagatactattcgaattagatagcccgtaatcattaactaactgctcgatatatgaattttgatgtatttctaacttttctttactacgattaatttccattccaatgaacttcttgcattgttccaggtctctgattccaaaacgctcattcaatcgcttgaccaaccactcaattagacgatcatcgcaacctgtaattagaaaatcgtcCACGTAAACGACAAAAACGCAACGAAGAGGATTTTCAGCGTCGAAATACACACAAGGATCGACTTTACTCCttacgaaaccgagcgaaagtaaGTACTCGTTCAATTTTACGTTCCACGATTTGGGACTTGTTTTTAACCCGtataacgaacgtttgagaatatataCGATACCTTTCTCTTCAttagtccctttcggtgggttgaacataatacctcgatttatatctccattgagaaatgcagtactcacatctagctgtctcaactgccacttgttgaccatagctagattgagcatcgagcgtattatcggttgattaggtgttggagcgtatatttcatccaactcataaaaatggttgtctttgaaaccacgcaacaccaatctagccttaaatttcaccccaccattcgagttgatttttttctttagaacccacttactgtctactttcgagtaattctctttatttacacttttttcagatgctgaataccaaacgtccttgatctccatcgcctttaactcttcatctatcgctacacgccaaaatttcgattcaggaccgtttaacgcttcttcatacgtaaggtcatcAACCCCAGCGAGTGCAAAGCAAGCAAAATCGTCGCTACGTTCATCTGAAGAAGATGTATCGATCAAACTACGATCTACCAAGTtatcaccgctacgttcggcttcaGTCAGCTCATCTGGGTTTATCCAATTGGAGCAACCAGGAGCTGAATCAGCGTTACCTACCGGTGTAACCGTAGGTACGATATTCACATCGCTTACACTCACTGATACCGATGTTTTTAACAGATGATCGTTAATAACATCGTGTATTTTACGCGTTTCGTCTACTTCTACgcaactcgaattcgtaaatttatttcgtaaaacatcgtacaatacataacctgtctctgtaaaaccgagtaaaaccatatcgatcgacttctcatcagttttctttctcttttcaggcggtactaGAACTTgtgcaacgcttccaaacaatctcactctcgataaatccggctttcggcgattccacagctcgtacggtgacagatcgttcaagacagaatgcggtaaacgattgtacacgtagtttgccgtgtatgcagcgtaaagccagaatttattcgttaaacctCCTTCGTACAGCAGAGCTCGCATTTTCTCTTGGATGGTTCGGAAGAAACGCTCGACGGTACCGTTATGCTGCTTTTCAtacggctcactgttctgcatagATATGCCCTTTTCGTCGACAaactctttaaaggtacctccAATAAACTCGCTAGCGTTATCGCACCTGATACGCTTCACTTTCGTACtccataacgtttcactaatattgacatatttttttaggtaggtacctacttcggctttacttctcattccgaacgttactccccatctcgtacagtcatctacgaagccaatcaaatatcgctcgccCTCTAGTCCTTCagtaataggacccattacgtctATATGGATAAGATCGAGCGGAttcggatacctatacctacttgaatcgtaggtatgtttcttttgttttgctttacagcaaatttgacactgattgaagggtgggcaatcacatccacgtaactcaggaatcttatctagtaccgttttgctcgtatgagccaacctacgatgccagatgtcaccttcaccttttaacctatttactttctttttatttttcagatttacatcactgtcactgcacgtactggtatttcctatacctacactagAAACATTCGAAACTACAACTccagaatcattacctatcgtcgtcgaagtattacctacatttgtcgagtCACTACTATCGTCAGAAATtaacgcagatgaataattggaACAGGAGTACAAAATAGGAGGtatatttatcataaattgaatcgtatacaatccattatcattaagtactaattttgacactaaatttcccgcaggatcgaccaaacgaggatcttcatcgaagaagaaacgataaccattcgctacgattttcgacacggacagaagactaaaagaaagactaggtacgtagtatacctcgttcaaccaatagacgtttccgtcatcggctagaactctcaatcgacctactccttctttgatcaaagagacttcacaatgagcggattgtaaactttcgtttattttcctctcatcgtgCAAGACTCCacgatgtttcagaaaatgcgacgtcgcaccactatcgacgacaaacgtgataaaatcgacgccgtcgtcgtcgtttgtctcgacgtatgcattttcttcaccgagattcaaagcagtcgagtcacctaaaaaatagtttgacccgatatttacgttacgcgaatttccgaaattagaaatcgcaacactgtcaccgaaactactacgaccgacactatttttaacgaattcatctacgatattacgactacgaccttcatctaacgagaaattttcttttttttcagatgtcgacggaaaaagacctaacgcgatagacggacgaggacctgacgaaccggacgaacctgacggaccagacgtacccgatgtaccactcgacgaaccgttaccaccattattacgcgacgaatcaccgttctgTGGGCAGTTTCGACCGATATGCCCAGTCAGATTGCAacgatagcaaacgatacttcccagagggttggtatcgtttctataattccctccggcggatcgacaagacttggccatatggccccgtttatgacacttatagcaggtacgatctttagcttgtacgaagccattattaccactacgatcaccgttaccgttcgacgaattaccggacgagttcgaattacgattacgcgacttattacgattacgattacgactatttttattaccggattgatcggatgcggccatcgctgaaccggtacttgtcgaacCTTTCGAAGCcgaggagttcttcgaggcatcttccaaactcaaaagcaacgacGAAATTACTTTCGGATTTGGGtctccagctgtgacgtgaactagtcctcgagcagtcatacgcactgactcgTACTTAGATGAGTTGCCTAACGCgttgatcagatacgtatagatttccgatggagtcaacttcacgtccaaactctccatatcgttgacTAGCGTATAAAATGCCTCTAGGAACTCCTTCGAacctttgtacatatcgatgacaatcttcgaaatacgagttcgacagtcgataattgctgcttggttttccgcctggtacaaggagttgagctccgtccagaatacgtacggatcctctgtctccttgaccagtcggaaaacgttctcagctacgtgcctaattaaaatttctaaagctttcgcttttttacgcggcgataacgaatttacttggagaatcgcggtttgaagtcctttggccgacaaaatgacctttatttttctcttccagGAGACGAAACCCGTACCGCGAAAGATCATCGACTCCATTACACgattatcaccggcaccgaacatattttcactcgacgaactactcgaatcggattctacagctacgtcgtcggactcgtcgtcgctactttcactaccttcggactcgtcgtcggatggaccaggaggtggaggaggtggaggaccggatgacggattagacggaggaggaacggGATCAACAGGGATCGACGGATCGTTGGAAATATCACCGGAACCCGCAGAACTCGTACCAGCTTCGGTATCACCTGCTGACTCAGATACGTGCTGTAacgttactttacttttacctttcgacttcggtatactttgttctggtttttctttttcagaaaaaccacgaaactcggcgctcgatttacgcttaTCCGAACTactatcgtcgtcgtctacgttgaccgattttcctgaccgcaaatAGGACAGGGCTGTCGACATTTACTTTGTCGAACACTACACGAACCAATACGCTGAAGCTACACAAGCCAGAAAATTCCACACAGGACGTCGAATTGCGAAACAGAGCTTTCACGAACTACGCTCTACGCTACCATGTACGGAGAATCGaacaaaatcgataaatcagactcacgaatattgaaaataatcaaacaatTCGACTGACAAAACAtgacaattcaaaataaaaataatatttatttttaacggTCGTTGACCCTAAGATCTAACGAACCTAACGAACAAATAactgagcaaaaagctcgatgactttacaACTCGACGATTAAATCAATATTAACGCGACGAACTTATATACATAACGAAAACAACAAATATacgacgataatttaacagccaacagtttacgcgattttacgaaaagaacaaaatttcattaaaagtataaccagcgatatttagaattcgcgaaacgaattttattttttatttaaaaataaaaactaaaattaccgagcataaatgttacggttacggtatcaattttgccaacagcttttgtcaaaattttcaaaaaattcctgttttttgtcaaaattgtcagagagagtcaatttttgatgagttGACAGAAATTAAATTCTCAGCAAGTAATTTTCTAATGAAATATGTAGTCAAATGATCCTACTTAATTTTAGCccaaattgatcagaaattttcgcttttttgcccaaaacgtccaaacatatttttgtttcaaagtttgccaaaaaaagtcctgttttttaaaaaattgcttaaaatgcttctttgttttgtcaaatttaagtttctttcaaattctttcattttgttcagtttttaatggcaatttttcgatatttttgaaatttatgtttaGGGGCACTGGATTAGTTTacaatttcttggaaaaaaaaaaaaaaaaaaaacttgaaaatattcatttttttcattttttgaggaagggtgaaaaatattcaacaatatttctaatgaaaatggatCAATAGGATTACAAggtaaaaaaacgtaaaaatcttaattttctgaaatttatttatatctATTTTGAGAATAGTGGGGTTGGTCAATGCTTATTGGATAATCTCTCGAAAGTTTTTAGGAGGTTACCGTGAAACTCCAGACATGTGggcttaaaattaaatttttcaccaattttcataaattccagaaaaaaatttcaaaaaatcaaattttctaagGAGGTATACCCTCttaggaaattttattttttgaaatttttttcagcaagatGATGTCTGGTGCGTCTACATGGTCATCGGACTCGGAAACAATCgcaatttgacattttttgaacatcgaCCAGcgtgttttcaaatttgttgacaaatttgAAAGTGATGGTATTACAATGGTACAAAACTACGAGTAGTTGTGGATGTGTGAGAGTTGCGAGtttgtattttgaatatttgttaTTTTCAAACAACATTTCGCATTAATAATggcaaatcatcaaaaaaatataatttctgaatGAAGAGAAATATTTTGAGACTCAtggatctcaacatttttttacagcGGCACCTTTcgaactcaaaatctcaaatttgaacgaaaccaaagTTAGATCAAAAGAACGTGTCTTTAAAATCACCAATAACCaacatttttggttttaaagttcatttttggatttttgacactttttgaaaacttgaaaaaaaaaacaaaatagctGTTTTAAGGgctatttttaaactttttcttgaaatatttatattttttcaaacgaaattgaaaaattatggtacttgaggctccagaatggtacAAAATTAGTAGGTAGCTGTGGATGTGTGAGAGTTAAATTGAAGTACTTAATTATTCAGATTGGCTCacttcgtttaaaaaatttatacttatttcataaaaaaaatttgatgatgagaggtaaaaacagcttttttgaggttttttcaagtttttaaaaagtgccaaaaattcaaaaatgaactttgaaacaTAAAATACCTTATTAGTTATCGGTGATTTTGAACACATGTTAGCTTTAAATCTAACGTTGGTTTCGTTCGAatcgaaaagttcaaaaagaaCCTTTGTACATGAAAAGTTTTGAGACCCGCCTTGAAAGTCATTTCATGTAAAATTAGAACTATCCTTGCCCCCCCCTCACCACCACATTCAGACAGATACGATGatgtttatttttgttcaacAATTGAAAGGTTCTCATCATAAtgtccaaattttgagttcattCGCTCAAGACTGATGGAAATTGGAGAAAATCTATTTTCAgcgtttcaaaaataatggaaaCTGACTGGTTTCGAAAGTAGATATCCTCCAAAAGTTTCCGAAATTCGAAGTTGAGCTTtgtttgaaagctcaaatttcaaaaatttgccgaatTCCTGAGGTATAATCTTACCCTTTGATAACATTCAGGGGGTATATTCTGATGATATTATTCACGACAATACTTAcacttgggtcattccacgtcaattagaccaagaagtggtaggtgggttcggcgatttttctgaaatttttcctgtggaaaacccttccgaagggatgaccaatggcgcaaatcgcagccctctagcccatttttaacggcagccagggggtgtcaaaagttttcagtgaacataaaatatcatccattttagcagtggattactcgataaccgcgatacctaccaaaatggaactttttctcatagttagggaTTGTGAAAGGCTTTTTgctgatatcataa
This region of Planococcus citri chromosome 5, ihPlaCitr1.1, whole genome shotgun sequence genomic DNA includes:
- the LOC135849531 gene encoding uncharacterized protein K02A2.6-like isoform X4 produces the protein MSNEEENHPSDEEYSLASDGEIENPRVDSIMAATFKLPSALIIDENLKENWRRFKRSFQNYLMASNLEAASENRKIAILKNVMGEEAEELLETLNVKPKTGQTTIKLDDIYDALEEYCAPKTNVTYQRHLFFSRKQQSNESFDQFLTDLKKLSKHCEFGDLESSLIMSFIIVGVNNNQLRQDLLRDNDLDLDKAIKYCRAQETSQSQANVMAKQIKSEEKEVFVLKKHRNEESDKQPVNRAEPKPYHCSRCDTDHKPRSCPAYGRRCLFCNGVNHFASCCFKNLAMKKSNTSKESSMRNKKGDNKPLTKTCNEFSETDKKSDDDEYVFDNICVDAVENNTNVDEWYETIKVNNTEIKMKLDCGAQCNVMPFNILKKIDKSIKPIPSNIRLSLYGKQSKIETIGSVILKCRVRKRFRKIKFQVVDCCDNVILGLKSCHNLNLVRRVEEIKIKKPEILNEEIFREFEHVFEGIGKLEGDYSFKLKEGATPVIKSTTRIPYALKEKVKKKLDALVEAGVIVPVDVPTEWVNSAIFFEKSSGEIRPCLNPADLNENLIPDPYPIPTSEEIALKFKDKKVKYLGMIIGEEGVEADDDYVQSIENMPEPKNREELMSFIGMVNFKAKEILKPHPVPELPYERIAVDIASYEEFKEGEPVLIYHNDEWESGEVKRKHETPRSYVVSGENGNLLRRNTIHIRKIPVSESHEESNNSKSSSEYQQEDQSIAVRRNRREIKPPQKLNL
- the LOC135849531 gene encoding uncharacterized protein LOC135849531 isoform X1, coding for MSNEEENHPSDEEYSLASDGEIENPRVDSIMAATFKLPSALIIDENLKENWRRFKRSFQNYLMASNLEAASENRKIAILKNVMGEEAEELLETLNVKPKTGQTTIKLDDIYDALEEYCAPKTNVTYQRHLFFSRKQQSNESFDQFLTDLKKLSKHCEFGDLESSLIMSFIIVGVNNNQLRQDLLRDNDLDLDKAIKYCRAQETSQSQANVMAKQIKSEEKEVFVLKKHRNEESDKQPVNRAEPKPYHCSRCDTDHKPRSCPAYGRRCLFCNGVNHFASCCFKNLAMKKSNTSKESSMRNKKGDNKPLTKTCNEFSETDKKSDDDEYVFDNICVDAVENNTNVDEWYETIKVNNTEIKMKLDCGAQCNVMPFNILKKIDKSIKPIPSNIRLSLYGKQSKIETIGSVILKCRVRKRFRKIKFQVVDCCDNVILGLKSCHNLNLVRRVEEIKIKKPEILNEEIFREFEHVFEGIGKLEGDYSFKLKEGATPVIKSTTRIPYALKEKVKKKLDALVEAGVIVPVDVPTEWVNSAIFFEKSSGEIRPCLNPADLNENLIPDPYPIPTSEEIALKFKDKKVKYLGMIIGEEGVEADDDYVQSIENMPEPKNREELMSFIGMVNFKAKEILKPHPVPELPYERIAVDIASYEGKQYLVIADYYSFYIDAVPTKSINSSALIKLLKINFANHGIPKVMIADNVPFNSQEFKSFANDWNFEIITTSPHHPKSNGLAEKAVGVVKRCLKKSERLGIDFEYMLLEHRNTPLKSIGYSPNQLLSSRITRTKIPVLTKKLQPTVVQNVREMLIKRQKTVEEKYNKNAKNVTEFKEGEPVLIYHNDEWESGEVKRKHETPRSYVVSGENGNLLRRNTIHIRKIPVSESHEESNNSKSSSEYQQEDQSIAVRRNRREIKPPQKLNL